From a region of the Odontesthes bonariensis isolate fOdoBon6 chromosome 4, fOdoBon6.hap1, whole genome shotgun sequence genome:
- the LOC142379203 gene encoding uncharacterized protein LOC142379203, which translates to MERVVVEVPINNGFSIACPTPRKRQVRFSARHDIILLREVIAQNPFASKEPGRIWARVGEIITAALQEENFEVDARRCRERTMLLLDYYKKQDFPSLRRFGTERLYAQKEDLLHEVLELEAEKGLIGGGESAKYQDEEQRNRAIEELTLAEQDKPDINQTPTAEPEEEREQLAEISAALSAAPTAKRPCQCCCQTYSEILSFLEKRSEAEQRLREEELALRREELEIQRSKIALERERLEADRKERERRFDLESQERQVILDLLKEKVLKG; encoded by the exons ATGGAACGGGTGGTGGTGGAAGTACCGATCAACAACG GATTTTCTATTGCTTGCCCCACACCCCGGAAGCGGCAGGTGCGTTTCTCTGCGCGGCATGACATCATCCTCCTGCGAGAGGTTATTGCCCAGAACCCCTTTGCCTCAAAAGAACCAG GACGAATCTGGGCCCGTGTGGGGGAGATCATCACTGCCGCCCTCCAGGAGGAGAACTTTGAGGTGGACGCCAGGAGGTGTAGAGAGAGGACCATGCTCCTGTTGGACTACTACAAGAAACAAGACTTCCCCAGTCTGCGCAG GTTTGGAACAGAGAGGCTTTACGCCCAAAAGGAGGATCTGCTTCATGAGGTTTTGGAGCTGGAGGCTGAGAAGGGGCTCATAGGCGGCGGCGAGAGTGCAAAGTACCAG GATGAAGAGCAAAGAAATCGCGCCATAGAGGAACTCACTCTGGCGGAACAGGACAAACCAGACATCAACCAAACGCCCACAGCAG AACCAGAGGAAGAGCGCGAGCAGTTGGCGGAGATTTCAGCGGCGCTTTCAGCGGCGCCCACAGCCAAGCGACCATGCCAGTGTTGCTGCCAGACGTACTCTGAGATTCTAAGTTTTCTGGAGAAACGCTCAGAGGCAGAGCAACGGCTACGAGAGGAGGAGCTTGCCCTGCGCCGAGAAGAGTTGGAGATTCAGAGGA GTAAGATTGCACTGGAAAGGGAACGTTTGGAGGCTGACAGAAAAGagagggagcgcagatttgatCTTGAGAGCCAAGAGAGGCAGGTCATCTTGGACCTGTTAAAAGAGAAGGTCCTGAAAGGCTGA